One genomic window of Musa acuminata AAA Group cultivar baxijiao unplaced genomic scaffold, Cavendish_Baxijiao_AAA HiC_scaffold_1137, whole genome shotgun sequence includes the following:
- the LOC135583962 gene encoding protein IQ-domain 26-like: MGRATRWLRNLWGGDKENKETKDCSSYGGEARTEKKRWSFRKSRTSGDVAPGQNASTAAAIEAAWFKCFYAESEKEHSKHAIAVAAATAAAADAAVAMARLTSHGAGARDQLAAVKIQTAFRGFLARKALRALRALVKLQALVRGYLVRKQAAKTLHSMQALVRAQATVRAQRARNLRPEIRHRRSLERSKDLMSSFQRWRLPTSLDSTIIDRSPKMVEIDASYPKKLSSSRPTAASFTDPADDIPLRGFSSQIPARISVPSRRNFEENDWYCINGDRCRCSVTAQSTPRYVNLSCDVAATPVLRQSLSVSNSPTYMAKTQSSKAKLRSQSAAKQPPDPAETRRRQPLSEVNVEARANVAGIATKKPRPQAQEAFNFKKTVIGRLDRSSELMTKEADREAYSHRRW; encoded by the exons ATGGGTCGGGCGACTCGGTGGCTGCGGAACCTTTGGGGCGGCGACAAGGAGAACAAGGAGACGAAGGACTGCTCCAGTTACGGTGGCGAGGCTAGGACGGAGAAGAAAAGATGGAGCTTTAGGAAGTCAAGGACCTCCGGCGATGTAGCGCCGGGCCAGAACGCTTCCACGGCGGCGGCAATCGAGGCGGCGTGGTTCAAGTGTTTCTATGCTGAAAGCGAGAAGGAGCACAGCAAGCACGCCATCGCCGTGGCCGCGGCCACAGCTGCTGCGGCCGATGCAGCGGTGGCCATGGCGCGGCTCACCAGCCATGGAGCGGGCGCTCGCGATCAGCTGGCGGCGGTGAAGATCCAAACTGCATTCAGAGGCTTCTTG GCGAGGAAAGCACTCAGAGCTCTCAGAGCACTAGTCAAATTGCAAGCACTGGTTCGAGGATATCTTGTTCGCAAGCAAGCCGCCAAGACTCTTCACAGCATGCAAGCTCTGGTGAGAGCTCAGGCCACCGTCCGAGCTCAAAGAGCTCGAAACCTTCGACCGGAAATCCGCCATCGGAGATCCTTA gaGAGGTCGAAAGATCTCATGTCGTCGTTCCAGAGATGGAGGCTCCCGACAAGCCTCGATAGCACCATCATCGACAGGAGCCCAAAGATGGTCGAGATCGATGCGTCCTACCCGAAGAAGCTGAGTTCTTCTCGCCCGACTGCTGCCTCTTTCACAGATCCAGCGGACGACATACCTCTGCGTGGATTCTCCTCTCAGATTCCAGCACGAATCTCTGTACCCAGCCGGCGAAACTTCGAAGAGAACGACTGGTACTGCATCAACGGCGACAGGTGCCGGTGCTCAGTCACCGCACAGAGCACACCCAGATACGTGAATTTGTCCTGCGATGTAGCTGCGACTCCCGTGCTCCGGCAATCGTTGAGCGTATCGAACTCTCCCACCTACATGGCGAAGACGCAGTCATCCAAGGCAAAGCTAAGGTCACAGAGCGCCGCAAAGCAGCCGCCGGATCCGGCAGAGACGAGGAGGAGGCAGCCGTTGAGCGAGGTAAACGTGGAGGCCAGGGCTAATGTAGCTGGCATCGCAACGAAGAAACCACGCCCTCAAGCTCAAGAGGCTTTCAACTTCAAGAAAACAGTGATCGGGAGGCTCGATAGGTCCTCGGAGCTGATGACGAAGGAGGCAGACAGGGAGGCTTACTCCCACAGAAGGTGGTAA
- the LOC135583773 gene encoding auxin-responsive protein IAA16-like, which produces MEEEFTRGEGRPRLLDLIPNGRDWGSYAAAEEKKLELRLGLPGGEDWSAGQEKREHPVESPLSLDHISKVRKSTNVNASSSSKRGFLVQVEPKTEAFQQQQLQQQQLGFLQLQAKGKESLQKTSGSAEQQSLEGKGCGPHAAHASSTKNAAVAHTASQSRAAATPVVGWPPVRSFRMNLAGTAKASAESHNGSSEVAKKLENDRKSLFVKINMDGIPIGRKVDLKAYDSYDKLSLAVDELFRGLMAAQADPLAPSIRKNSEEKHVLIGLLDGSGEYTLVYEDDEGDRMLVGDVPWDMFVSMAKRLRVLKSSDLSASSLRAVGRKRTSNS; this is translated from the exons ATGGAGGAAGAATTTACACGAGGAGAAGGCCGGCCTCGGTTGCTCGACCTCATTCCCAATGGGAGAGACTGGGGCAGCTATGCCGCGGCGGAGGAGAAAAAGCTGGAACTGCGCCTCGGCCTCCCTGGAGGAGAAGATTGGTCAGCTGGGCAGGAGAAGAGAGAACACCCGGTCGAGTCTCCTCTATCTCTCGATCACATCTCCAAGGTCCGCAAGAGCACCAACGTTAATGCTTCCTCTAGCTCCAAAAGAGGCTTCTTGGTTCAAGTCGAACCTAAAACAGAAG CTTTCCAacagcagcagctgcagcagcaacAGCTTGGGTTTCTCCAGTTGCAGGCTAAAGGAAAGGAATCATTACAGAAGACAAGTGGGAGCGCAGAGCAGCAGAGCCTCGAGGGGAAGGGGTGTGGTCCTCATGCGGCACATGCATCTTCCACCAAGAATGCAGCAGTAGCACACACCGCCTCTCAATCACG AGCTGCCGCTACACCTGTTGTTGGTTGGCCTCCTGTTCGATCATTCAGAATGAATCTTGCTGGCACCGCTAAGGCATCAGCAGAATCTCACAATGGGAGCTCAGAGGTTGCAAAAAAGCTCGAGAATGATAGGAAGAGCTTGTTTGTGAAAATTAACATGGATGGCATACCGATCGGAAGAAAAGTAGACCTGAAGGCCTATGATAGCTACGATAAGCTCTCTTTAGCTGTAGATGAACTCTTCCGAGGCCTTATGGCAG CTCAAGCGGATCCTCTTGCTCCTAGTATACGGAAGAACTCTGAAGAAAAGCATGTGCTTATCGGCTTATTGGATGGAAGCGGTGAATACACTCTGGTTTATGAAGATGATGAAGGGGACAGGATGCTGGTTGGTGATGTTCCATGGGA CATGTTTGTTTCCATGGCCAAGAGGCTGCGTGTGTTGAAGAGCTCCGATCTTTCTGCATCATCT CTGAGAGCAGTCGGCAGGAAAAGAACAAGCAACTCATGA
- the LOC135671073 gene encoding small ribosomal subunit protein eS24z-like: MADAKAVTIRTRKFMTNRLLSRKQFVIDVLHPGRANVSKAELKEKLANLYEVRDLNTIFVFKFRTHFGGGKSTGFGLIYDSVENAKKYEPKYRLIRNGLATKVEKSRKQMKERKNRAKKVRGVKKTKAGDAAKAGKKK, translated from the exons ATGGCGGATGCTAAGGCGGTCACGATCCGGACCAGGAAGTTTATGACCAATCGTCTCCTCTCCAGGAAGCAATTC GTCATTGATGTGCTTCACCCGGGAAGAGCCAATGTCTCGAAG GCGGAACTGAAGGAGAAGCTGGCGAATCTATACGAGGTGAGGGATCTGAACACGATCTTCGTGTTTAAGTTCAGAACGCACTTCGGAGGAGGGAAGTCGACTGGATTTGGCTTGATCTATGATTCGGTGGAGAATGCAAAGAAGTATGAGCCCAAGTACCGGCTCATCAGG AATGGGCTTGCTACAAAGgttgagaaatcaagaaaacagatgaaagaaaggaagaacaggGCAAAGAAAGTTCGCGGAGTCAAGAAG ACAAAGGCCGGCGATGCTGCGAAGGCAGGAAAGAAGAAATGA
- the LOC135671072 gene encoding transcription factor MYBS3-like isoform X1 translates to MTRRCSHCSNNGHNSRTCPARGGGVRLFGVRLTEGVAAMKKSASMGCLPSSSTSAAACTASSSPAAGAAASPYGDPLVDHHHSASAASGYASDDPARASCSSNCRSERKKGVPWTEDEHRMFLMGLQKLGKGDWRGIARNFVVSRTPTQVASHAQKYFIRQSNASRRKRRSSLFDMVPEMPIDHGPPHEEQLLPNSPIEVETTNKLPALHLGLQGPKPIEPSTTEHVVEPRESIPHENHPVMMLPMFYPTFIPVPVPFLPSDLAATAKDDTMGEAHEVVKPTPVVRKEPVNMDEVISMSKLRIGEGVARSIEPSALSFKLLGSSSASRQSAFHINPSIAMPDLNQSSGSPIHAV, encoded by the exons atGACGAGGCGGTGCTCGCACTGCAGCAACAACGGCCACAACTCCCGGACGTGTCCGGCGCGGGGAGGGGGCGTGCGGCTCTTCGGGGTGCGGCTGACGGAGGGGGTGGCGGCCATGAAGAAGAGCGCGAGCATGGGGTGccttccttcctcctccacctccgccgCCGCGTGCACCGCGTCGTCCTCCCCCGCCGCCGGTGCCGCCGCGTCGCCATACGGCGATCCGCTTGTCGACCACCACCActccgcctccgccgcctccgGTTACGCTTCCGATGACCCCGCCCGTGCCTCCTGTTCTTCTAATTGCCGCAGCGAGCGCAAGAAAG GTGTCCCTTGGACCGAAGATGAGCATCGGATGTTCTTGATGGGCCTTCAGAAACTGGGAAAAGGTGACTGGCGTGGAATAGCTCGGAACTTTGTTGTGTCTAGGACCCCAACACAAGTTGCAAGCCACGCACAAAAATATTTCATCCGACAGAGCAATGCCTCAAGAAGAAAGAGACGCTCCAGCTTGTTTGACATGGTCCCTGAAATG CCAATTGACCATGGCCCTCCACATGAAGAACAGttgttgcccaattctcctattgAAGTCGAGACCACCAATAAATTGCCAGCTTTGCATCTTGGTCTACAAGGACCCAAGCCTATCGAACCCTCAACAACCGAGCATGTTGTGGAACCGAGAGAAAGTATCCCACATGAGAATCATCCGGTAATGATGCTACCAATGTTCTACCCGACCTTCATACCAGTGCCTGTGCCATTCTTGCCTTCGGATTTGGCCGCCACTGCTAAAGATGATACGATGGGGGAAGCCCACGAGGTTGTAAAGCCAACTCCTGTTGTCCGAAAGGAGCCAGTGAACATGGATGAGGTCATCAGCATGTCGAAGCTCCGCATCGGCGAGGGTGTAGCCAGGAGCATAGAGCCATCTGCTCTCTCCTTCAAACTGTTGGGTTCCTCCTCTGCTTCAA
- the LOC135671072 gene encoding transcription factor MYBS3-like isoform X2 — MTRRCSHCSNNGHNSRTCPARGGGVRLFGVRLTEGVAAMKKSASMGCLPSSSTSAAACAASPYGDPLVDHHHSASAASGYASDDPARASCSSNCRSERKKGVPWTEDEHRMFLMGLQKLGKGDWRGIARNFVVSRTPTQVASHAQKYFIRQSNASRRKRRSSLFDMVPEMPIDHGPPHEEQLLPNSPIEVETTNKLPALHLGLQGPKPIEPSTTEHVVEPRESIPHENHPVMMLPMFYPTFIPVPVPFLPSDLAATAKDDTMGEAHEVVKPTPVVRKEPVNMDEVISMSKLRIGEGVARSIEPSALSFKLLGSSSASRQSAFHINPSIAMPDLNQSSGSPIHAV; from the exons atGACGAGGCGGTGCTCGCACTGCAGCAACAACGGCCACAACTCCCGGACGTGTCCGGCGCGGGGAGGGGGCGTGCGGCTCTTCGGGGTGCGGCTGACGGAGGGGGTGGCGGCCATGAAGAAGAGCGCGAGCATGGGGTGccttccttcctcctccacctccgccgCCGCGTG CGCCGCGTCGCCATACGGCGATCCGCTTGTCGACCACCACCActccgcctccgccgcctccgGTTACGCTTCCGATGACCCCGCCCGTGCCTCCTGTTCTTCTAATTGCCGCAGCGAGCGCAAGAAAG GTGTCCCTTGGACCGAAGATGAGCATCGGATGTTCTTGATGGGCCTTCAGAAACTGGGAAAAGGTGACTGGCGTGGAATAGCTCGGAACTTTGTTGTGTCTAGGACCCCAACACAAGTTGCAAGCCACGCACAAAAATATTTCATCCGACAGAGCAATGCCTCAAGAAGAAAGAGACGCTCCAGCTTGTTTGACATGGTCCCTGAAATG CCAATTGACCATGGCCCTCCACATGAAGAACAGttgttgcccaattctcctattgAAGTCGAGACCACCAATAAATTGCCAGCTTTGCATCTTGGTCTACAAGGACCCAAGCCTATCGAACCCTCAACAACCGAGCATGTTGTGGAACCGAGAGAAAGTATCCCACATGAGAATCATCCGGTAATGATGCTACCAATGTTCTACCCGACCTTCATACCAGTGCCTGTGCCATTCTTGCCTTCGGATTTGGCCGCCACTGCTAAAGATGATACGATGGGGGAAGCCCACGAGGTTGTAAAGCCAACTCCTGTTGTCCGAAAGGAGCCAGTGAACATGGATGAGGTCATCAGCATGTCGAAGCTCCGCATCGGCGAGGGTGTAGCCAGGAGCATAGAGCCATCTGCTCTCTCCTTCAAACTGTTGGGTTCCTCCTCTGCTTCAA